The segment ACTAAAAGACCATCAATTGGCGAATCAATTACTGTAAAAGGCATCTTATTCCCCCTCAGCTATAAAACGAAGGTATACACCATAATCTGTTTTAATACCATTTGCAAGTTCAAGCAATTGAGATTTATCTATCCATCCATTTCTATAAGCTATCTCTTCGATGCAGGCCACATATAACCCCTGCCTTTTTTGAATCGCCTCCACAAAATTGGCTGCATCAAGTAGTCCATCGTATGTACCGGTATCAAACCATGCCATCCCTCTACCTAAAACCTCCACGTTTAGTGCACCCATCTTTAAATACTCATTGTTTACAGCAGTTATCTCAAGCTCACCTCTGGCGGAAGGTTTTATATTTTTTGCTATATCCACAACCCTGTTGTCGTAAAAATAAAGCCCCGGTACAGCGTAGTGGGATTTTGGATTTTGTGGTTTTTCTTCAATAGAAATGGCTTTGCCGTTAGCATCAAACTCAACAACACCGTAAGACTTTGGATCTTTTACCCAGTATCCAAAAATAGTGGCTGAAGAGCTACTCGATACAGCTTTTTGCAATATTTCTGTAAAATGCTGACCATAAAAGATATTATCACCCAATACCATTGCCACCCTATCCTTACCTATAAAATCTTCCCCCACAATAAACGCATCCGCAAGACCTCTGGGTTTTTCCTGAATGGCATACTCAAACCTCATCCCCAGCCAATTACCATCCCCAAATAAATCTTTGAATACGCTTATATCTCTTGGTGTGGAGATAATAAGCACATCCCTGATCCCTGCAAGCATCAAAACGGATAATGGGTAATAGATCATCGGTTTATCATAAACCGGAAGAATCTGCTTGGATATCGCTCTGGTGATTGGATAAAGTCTGGTGCCTGATCCACCCGCCAAAATTATACCTTTCATATAACCTCCGAAAAAGTTGAAACGTTTAAACGTTTGAACGTTTGAACGTTGGAACGTTAGAACGTTGAAACGTTAGAAAGTTGGAACGTTGGAACGTTAAAACGTTAAACATTGAACCTTGTACTTTGAACTTTGAACTTTGAACGTTGAACATTTTCCCACGCTACCGCCGAAGGAACTCAATCCCCAAATTATAAAATCTCAAACATTCTAAATTCATTAAAACAAAAAAACGTACCTTCACTCAATTATCTTTTATAAACTATAACAAAATTACTTTCAATCTATTTTTAAATATGCTCTACAATTAAATGAACCCAATCCTTAATTCCCCCTATAAAAATCATCTTCTATACGCACTATATCATCTTCACCTGTATATTCACCCACCTGAGCTTCGATAAGCACCACAGGTATTTTTCCGGGATTTCCGAG is part of the Calditerrivibrio nitroreducens DSM 19672 genome and harbors:
- the rfbA gene encoding glucose-1-phosphate thymidylyltransferase RfbA, producing the protein MKGIILAGGSGTRLYPITRAISKQILPVYDKPMIYYPLSVLMLAGIRDVLIISTPRDISVFKDLFGDGNWLGMRFEYAIQEKPRGLADAFIVGEDFIGKDRVAMVLGDNIFYGQHFTEILQKAVSSSSSATIFGYWVKDPKSYGVVEFDANGKAISIEEKPQNPKSHYAVPGLYFYDNRVVDIAKNIKPSARGELEITAVNNEYLKMGALNVEVLGRGMAWFDTGTYDGLLDAANFVEAIQKRQGLYVACIEEIAYRNGWIDKSQLLELANGIKTDYGVYLRFIAEGE